From Woronichinia naegeliana WA131, the proteins below share one genomic window:
- a CDS encoding glycosyltransferase family 2 protein, translating to MNNKINTQPLISIVMSVFNGEKYLEDAIQSILNQTYKNWEFVIINDGSTDLTESIVQSYQNDHRIKYFYHKNIGLAKSLNRGIQLARGEYIARLDSDDRAFPERLQKQVDFFISNPDVVLLGSAYLQLDASAGMALSIINPPQDNLGCRKKLKLGHSVFHHSSVMFKRQIDGETIFYDASSIIAQYAEDIRLWITLCSKGNVSVLPDVLCCVLKSTPQSLSSGRSPLKRLKLQFQLSQIARSELNGNFYDLIISLFDLLKGFFFVFLKNLIINNKFLISFYTSARYSRLKKEKFDPKLVKLWSSNYEANLKIRI from the coding sequence ATGAACAATAAAATTAACACCCAGCCTTTAATTAGTATCGTAATGTCCGTTTTCAACGGTGAGAAATATTTAGAAGATGCTATTCAAAGTATATTAAATCAAACTTATAAAAACTGGGAATTTGTTATTATTAATGACGGTTCTACTGACTTAACAGAGTCTATTGTTCAGTCTTATCAAAATGACCATCGTATAAAATACTTTTATCACAAAAATATAGGGTTAGCCAAATCCTTAAATAGAGGAATCCAATTAGCTCGAGGTGAATATATTGCGCGTCTAGATTCAGATGACCGAGCATTTCCAGAACGACTTCAAAAGCAAGTAGATTTTTTTATATCAAATCCTGATGTAGTATTACTTGGCTCTGCTTATCTACAATTAGATGCTTCTGCTGGGATGGCACTTTCTATTATTAATCCTCCTCAAGATAATTTGGGTTGTAGAAAAAAATTAAAACTTGGCCATAGCGTTTTTCATCACAGCTCAGTAATGTTCAAACGACAAATTGATGGAGAGACTATATTTTATGATGCTAGCTCCATAATAGCTCAATATGCTGAAGATATTCGCTTATGGATTACCCTCTGCTCAAAGGGTAATGTTTCTGTATTGCCAGATGTTCTTTGTTGTGTTTTGAAATCAACTCCTCAAAGTTTATCCTCTGGCCGTTCACCATTGAAGAGATTAAAATTACAGTTTCAGCTCTCACAAATTGCACGTAGTGAGTTAAACGGAAATTTTTATGATTTAATCATTTCTTTATTTGATTTATTAAAGGGATTCTTTTTTGTTTTCTTAAAAAATTTAATTATTAATAATAAATTTTTAATTTCTTTTTATACCAGTGCAAGATATTCAAGACTAAAGAAAGAAAAGTTTGATCCAAAGCTTGTTAAACTTTGGAGTTCTAACTATGAAGCTAATCTTAAAATAAGAATATAA
- a CDS encoding glycosyltransferase translates to MEMNKKVIVCVPTYCEPEKVTKYLESCNFIKYRPFQLIIINANPGDKTSKIIKQEKKLRDYEIVEVCGQNDEFWSATVNRGLRLIAENAKPEDYILISNIDIVFDTDIVSLLLEQALKQGNCQMGAISTSNDHAISSGVQIKSWLATSTLHPYAGVDIENIPNGLLIKVDYLPTRCMLFPVEALMKVGVISDKWLPHYGADYEFSHRLAKAAYTPYIYTGVSIKVDKQNTGKSVYTHQSSYCESISNLMDIKNPSNPKFRINFILLVYPVYAIPTAILAYLVRTIIETILDKKQIYSLFGQKERGFSE, encoded by the coding sequence ATGGAAATGAACAAGAAAGTTATTGTTTGTGTACCTACTTACTGCGAGCCTGAAAAGGTTACCAAATATTTAGAGTCATGTAACTTCATTAAATATAGACCTTTTCAGTTGATTATTATTAACGCAAATCCTGGTGATAAAACTTCAAAGATTATCAAGCAAGAAAAAAAATTAAGGGACTATGAAATTGTCGAAGTTTGTGGACAAAACGATGAATTTTGGAGTGCTACTGTTAATCGAGGCTTGAGGCTAATTGCTGAAAATGCTAAACCTGAAGACTACATTTTAATATCAAATATTGATATTGTTTTTGACACTGATATTGTAAGTCTGTTGCTTGAACAAGCATTGAAGCAAGGAAATTGTCAAATGGGAGCTATTTCTACTTCTAATGATCATGCAATTTCTAGTGGTGTACAAATTAAATCATGGTTAGCAACATCAACATTGCATCCCTATGCGGGCGTGGATATAGAGAACATTCCCAACGGCCTACTTATTAAAGTAGATTATTTGCCAACAAGATGTATGTTGTTTCCAGTGGAGGCACTCATGAAAGTTGGTGTAATATCTGATAAGTGGCTTCCCCATTACGGAGCAGACTATGAATTTAGTCATCGCCTTGCCAAAGCTGCATATACTCCTTATATTTATACGGGAGTATCTATTAAAGTTGATAAACAAAATACTGGAAAATCTGTTTATACTCATCAATCAAGCTATTGTGAGAGCATTTCCAATTTAATGGATATTAAAAATCCTTCTAATCCAAAATTTCGTATAAATTTTATTTTACTAGTATATCCAGTATATGCCATACCCACAGCCATATTAGCTTATCTTGTTCGGACAATTATAGAGACAATTTTGGATAAAAAACAAATTTACTCTTTGTTCGGACAAAAAGAGCGAGGTTTTTCTGAATAA
- a CDS encoding serine acetyltransferase, producing MSTKFFKKLLRQLFPSPQQKIHRYYKLSRYFSVQGYHFLAKLIRERQAKYGCYISEKAIIHPSVQFAHPVGIVIGEDVVIEENVKIWQNVTLGSHGKEDSPQEYPYVESGVKIFSGAVIIGKVRIGKNAIIGANCVVVSDVPENSIAVGVPYKKV from the coding sequence ATGTCAACAAAATTTTTTAAAAAACTTCTTAGACAATTATTTCCATCTCCCCAGCAAAAAATTCACAGATACTACAAATTATCAAGGTATTTCAGCGTACAGGGTTATCATTTTCTTGCAAAATTGATTCGTGAGCGACAGGCAAAGTATGGATGTTATATTTCCGAAAAAGCAATTATTCATCCTAGTGTTCAATTCGCACATCCTGTCGGAATTGTCATTGGTGAAGATGTTGTTATAGAAGAGAATGTTAAAATCTGGCAAAATGTTACCCTCGGTAGTCATGGCAAAGAAGATTCTCCACAAGAATATCCCTATGTTGAGTCTGGTGTAAAAATCTTTTCAGGTGCTGTTATCATAGGGAAAGTTAGAATTGGTAAGAATGCCATTATCGGAGCTAATTGTGTCGTGGTAAGTGACGTTCCTGAAAATAGTATAGCAGTAGGAGTACCTTATAAGAAAGTATGA
- a CDS encoding class I SAM-dependent methyltransferase, with amino-acid sequence MEKVQFLPVRSILGAKKVFTVDLNPYLKEELVREDLDYITKNKSEIESLFANRIFNNRLDALLEFVKPPYQIKNLLEFLNIEYFAPSDGSRLNLPDSSIDFHTSYTVLEHIPPEMIKEILKEGKRILKQDGLFIHCIDYTDHFSHSDKSISSLNFLALWESWL; translated from the coding sequence TTGGAAAAAGTTCAGTTTTTACCCGTTCGCAGTATATTAGGTGCAAAAAAAGTTTTCACCGTAGATTTAAATCCTTACTTAAAAGAAGAGCTCGTCAGAGAAGATTTAGATTACATTACTAAAAACAAATCGGAAATTGAGAGTTTATTTGCAAATCGCATTTTTAATAATCGTCTTGATGCTCTTCTTGAATTCGTTAAGCCTCCGTATCAAATAAAGAACTTACTCGAATTTCTCAATATTGAATATTTTGCTCCTAGTGATGGGTCTCGTCTGAATTTACCAGACAGCTCTATAGATTTTCATACTTCTTATACCGTATTAGAGCATATTCCACCAGAGATGATTAAAGAAATCCTAAAAGAAGGAAAACGAATTCTAAAGCAGGATGGGCTTTTTATTCATTGTATAGACTATACCGATCACTTTTCGCATTCTGATAAGTCTATTTCTTCCCTTAACTTTCTGGCTCTCTGGGAATCATGGTTATAA
- a CDS encoding FkbM family methyltransferase: MSSLSPKFTLIRAFKRAFNLINLEIDKLAPRSNPDLQLVCGLKKFNIDLVLDIGANEGQFASAIRYFGYQEKILSFEPLLSAHSKMLSLSKRDNMWEVYQRCAIGDYDGDVEINVSNYSVSSSILKISQLHLNAEPRSQTIGKEKVNICRIDSIASPYLECSQNPFLKIDTQGFEWQVLNGCENSLSSFRGILCELSLVSLYESQYLWKELLKRIEDNGFTVWAIQPGFTDPLDGRTLQLNVIFFRNTN, from the coding sequence ATGTCTTCACTCTCTCCTAAATTTACTTTAATTCGTGCTTTTAAAAGAGCTTTTAATCTTATCAACTTGGAAATTGATAAACTAGCTCCTCGTTCTAATCCTGATTTACAACTAGTTTGCGGACTTAAAAAGTTTAACATTGATTTGGTTTTAGATATTGGAGCTAATGAAGGGCAGTTTGCGTCTGCTATCAGGTATTTTGGGTATCAAGAAAAAATATTAAGTTTTGAACCTCTCTTATCAGCTCATTCTAAGATGTTATCGCTTTCTAAGAGAGATAATATGTGGGAAGTCTATCAACGTTGTGCTATTGGGGACTATGATGGAGATGTAGAGATTAATGTTTCTAACTACTCTGTCTCCAGTTCAATATTAAAGATAAGCCAATTACATTTAAATGCTGAACCAAGAAGCCAAACCATCGGCAAGGAAAAAGTAAATATTTGTAGGATAGACTCAATTGCCTCCCCTTACTTAGAATGTTCTCAGAACCCTTTTCTGAAAATTGATACTCAGGGATTTGAGTGGCAAGTTTTAAATGGCTGTGAAAATAGTTTATCCTCTTTTCGAGGTATTTTGTGCGAACTTTCATTGGTTTCCTTGTATGAATCTCAGTATCTTTGGAAAGAATTGTTGAAACGAATTGAGGATAATGGTTTCACTGTATGGGCAATTCAGCCAGGTTTTACCGATCCACTAGATGGTCGAACTCTTCAACTTAATGTGATTTTTTTTAGAAATACGAATTAA
- a CDS encoding UDP-N-acetylglucosamine 1-carboxyvinyltransferase, translated as METLNQLVIYPSRLIGEVKVSGAKNSSLRLLAASLLTSAPVRLKNYPSTLLDACLHVEMLEALGKKCSLINANEIEITELSTPPSELSWNKRSIRNTLLILGALVSRTGQGKVPLPGGCQLGDRKYDIHVLVLESLGAKVWEENSYLCAEIPNRKKLKGTDIFLPIRSTGATENSIIASCLAEGTTRIWGPHIRPEIHDLIKFLQSLGAKIEVHGQESIFVEGVNELGGNSHEIIADNVEALTWLIGSAITNGDVEIIDFPFEHLEVPLIHLRESGVRFYRSENRLIVRGSKCYPIDISTGPYPGINSDMQPLFAVLGAMAKGESRIIDLRFPGRYTYAEELAKMGMNYEIKENLLLIQGGNNLQGTEVKALDLRAGAALMIAGFIANTPTTITHAWQISRGYDQLDKKLSQLGAIALFKN; from the coding sequence ATGGAAACTCTAAATCAGCTTGTTATTTATCCTTCCCGTTTAATAGGCGAAGTAAAAGTCAGTGGGGCCAAAAATTCTTCTCTTCGCCTTTTAGCAGCTTCTCTATTAACATCAGCTCCTGTTCGACTCAAAAACTATCCTAGTACCCTGCTCGATGCTTGTCTTCACGTCGAGATGCTTGAAGCATTAGGTAAAAAATGTAGTTTAATCAATGCAAATGAAATAGAAATTACAGAATTGAGCACTCCTCCCTCAGAATTATCGTGGAATAAGCGTTCAATTCGTAATACTTTACTAATTCTGGGCGCGTTAGTTAGTCGTACGGGTCAAGGTAAGGTTCCTCTACCAGGAGGTTGCCAATTGGGGGATCGAAAATACGATATTCATGTGCTGGTATTGGAATCCCTCGGTGCTAAAGTGTGGGAAGAAAATAGTTACCTTTGTGCGGAAATTCCCAATCGTAAAAAGCTTAAAGGAACAGATATTTTTCTGCCAATCCGTTCCACAGGAGCGACAGAAAATAGTATTATTGCTTCGTGTTTGGCAGAAGGTACAACCCGTATTTGGGGCCCTCATATTCGTCCCGAAATTCACGATTTGATTAAGTTTTTACAATCTCTAGGAGCAAAAATAGAAGTACATGGACAAGAGAGTATCTTTGTCGAAGGAGTTAACGAATTAGGTGGAAACAGCCATGAAATTATTGCCGATAATGTTGAAGCTCTAACCTGGCTCATCGGCTCAGCTATAACGAATGGAGATGTAGAAATCATCGATTTTCCCTTTGAACATTTAGAAGTTCCCCTTATTCATCTACGAGAAAGTGGAGTTCGTTTCTATCGCTCAGAAAATCGTCTCATTGTTAGGGGTTCTAAATGCTATCCTATTGATATAAGTACAGGCCCATATCCTGGTATTAATTCAGATATGCAGCCTCTTTTTGCTGTTTTGGGAGCGATGGCAAAAGGAGAAAGTAGAATTATTGATCTACGATTTCCAGGACGTTACACTTACGCAGAAGAATTGGCAAAAATGGGCATGAACTATGAAATAAAAGAGAATCTTTTATTGATTCAAGGCGGCAACAATCTTCAAGGTACTGAAGTGAAAGCTTTAGATTTAAGAGCAGGAGCTGCACTAATGATTGCAGGTTTTATAGCAAACACTCCAACTACGATTACCCATGCCTGGCAAATTTCAAGAGGCTATGACCAACTGGATAAAAAATTATCTCAACTGGGTGCCATTGCTTTGTTCAAGAACTAG
- a CDS encoding glycosyltransferase, which yields MVNQPLISVISCFYNRSNSVQPSVDSLLNQTYSNIEVILVNDGSTDNTLEKLAAYQDPRVRLITHDNKGFVRALCNAISLSQGELIAIHGSGDISLPQRIERQVELLIKNPDVGVVGCHIKYFNIVQNQWVFIRRIVNPDQFSQLIRGNIFLHGEIMFRRTCYERVGGYREFFEFSQDYDLWLRMAPITRFEIVPEVLYQSERIEDSVTKIPSKAKKQALLSEFAIVCALTRKNQGFDPLERDGIEAFKSFVDSSGKIHYRLRSLASRYLADNQFESSKELMTEAVSLNPSVFNKFILAAIIIAQKKNLRKPIKLIFQWRSKLLNLRK from the coding sequence ATGGTTAATCAACCACTTATTTCTGTTATTTCCTGTTTTTATAATCGTTCTAATTCTGTACAACCTTCTGTTGACAGCTTACTCAATCAGACATACTCAAATATTGAAGTTATTTTAGTCAATGATGGCTCCACCGATAACACGCTAGAGAAACTTGCCGCTTATCAAGATCCACGAGTTCGTCTAATTACTCATGACAATAAAGGGTTTGTTCGTGCATTATGTAATGCAATTTCTTTATCCCAAGGAGAATTAATAGCAATTCATGGTTCTGGTGATATTTCTTTACCTCAGCGAATAGAGAGACAAGTTGAACTTTTGATCAAGAATCCCGATGTTGGAGTTGTCGGTTGTCATATTAAATATTTCAATATAGTCCAAAATCAGTGGGTATTTATCCGTCGAATAGTTAATCCAGATCAATTTTCTCAATTAATAAGAGGTAATATATTTTTACATGGTGAAATTATGTTTCGGCGTACTTGTTATGAGCGAGTTGGAGGCTATCGTGAGTTTTTTGAGTTTTCTCAAGATTACGACCTTTGGTTACGCATGGCTCCAATAACCCGTTTTGAGATTGTTCCTGAAGTTTTATATCAATCTGAACGAATAGAGGATTCTGTGACAAAGATTCCCAGCAAAGCAAAAAAGCAAGCTTTGTTATCGGAATTTGCAATCGTCTGTGCCCTTACTAGAAAAAATCAAGGGTTTGATCCCCTAGAAAGAGATGGTATTGAGGCATTTAAAAGTTTTGTTGATAGTAGTGGGAAAATACATTATAGATTGAGAAGTCTAGCATCTCGTTACCTAGCTGATAACCAATTTGAATCTTCTAAAGAATTAATGACAGAAGCCGTTTCTTTAAATCCTTCAGTTTTTAACAAATTTATTCTGGCAGCTATAATCATAGCCCAAAAAAAAAATCTGAGAAAACCCATAAAATTAATATTTCAATGGCGTTCAAAACTTCTAAATTTAAGAAAATAA
- the ltrA gene encoding group II intron reverse transcriptase/maturase: MTNAISSNTKRKVKYPESTHWSEINWRKVERKVYKLQKRIYKATQEGNHRTAKSLQKTLLNSWSAKALAVKKVTQENRGKKTAGVDGIKQLTPSQRLKLVNELKLKSKSKPVKRVWIPKPNKDEKRPLGIPTIEERARQALVKMALEPEWESKFEPNSFGFRPAKSTHDACGMVFSALSKSEEKWVLDADISGCFDNIDHQYLLDKVNATPKIRRQIKAWLKSGAIDFYGIKDNKGFSPTSKGTPQGGIISPLLANIALHGLETDLKEWLWSEKKYRKKYYNICTNSMHSLSQQQTKATLTVVRYADDFVVIHEDKDIIEECQEVIQKFLTPIGLTLREDKTSIKSSREGFDFLGFNFKQYKTGLYRSNKLSNGKPTGYTTLIKPSRKAIKEHYGRLAEIIDHCKSAPQEVLIKRLNPIIKGWANYYRFANSKETFGKLDHLLFWKLRKWARRRHPQKPRGWVDNKYFHTMDTNKDRKWEFSDNNTTLHAHSDTKIERHIRVKGHASIYDGNEAYWANRVKHHPTIRPRVLKLMSRQKGVCPYCHNPFRIDDKWEIDHIVPTYKGGKDYYYNLQLLHLDCHDKKTRIDMKEETCRENKVQR; this comes from the coding sequence ATGACTAATGCCATTAGTAGTAATACTAAGAGGAAAGTAAAGTACCCTGAATCTACACATTGGTCAGAAATCAACTGGCGCAAGGTGGAAAGGAAGGTATACAAACTACAGAAACGTATTTACAAAGCCACTCAAGAAGGAAACCACAGAACAGCTAAATCTCTACAAAAAACCCTGCTCAATTCTTGGTCAGCCAAAGCTCTCGCCGTCAAAAAGGTAACACAAGAGAATAGAGGGAAGAAAACGGCAGGAGTAGATGGAATAAAACAACTAACTCCGAGCCAACGCCTAAAACTGGTCAACGAACTCAAATTAAAAAGTAAGTCAAAACCAGTTAAAAGGGTTTGGATACCTAAGCCAAACAAGGACGAAAAACGACCTCTAGGAATACCCACAATAGAGGAGAGAGCAAGGCAAGCACTTGTAAAAATGGCACTAGAGCCTGAATGGGAATCTAAATTCGAGCCAAACAGCTTCGGCTTTAGACCAGCAAAAAGTACCCACGACGCTTGTGGCATGGTGTTTAGCGCACTATCCAAAAGTGAAGAAAAATGGGTGCTAGATGCCGACATTAGTGGATGTTTCGACAACATCGACCATCAGTACTTACTTGACAAGGTGAACGCCACCCCAAAAATCAGAAGACAGATAAAAGCATGGCTAAAATCTGGAGCAATAGATTTTTATGGGATAAAGGACAATAAAGGATTCTCCCCTACATCCAAAGGCACACCGCAAGGTGGAATAATATCACCCCTGTTAGCAAACATAGCCTTACACGGACTGGAAACAGACCTCAAGGAATGGCTATGGAGCGAAAAGAAATACAGGAAGAAATATTACAACATCTGCACAAACTCTATGCACAGTCTAAGTCAGCAACAAACCAAAGCTACACTAACAGTAGTAAGATACGCTGATGATTTCGTGGTAATACACGAAGACAAGGACATCATAGAAGAATGTCAAGAGGTTATCCAGAAATTTCTGACCCCCATTGGTCTTACACTCAGAGAAGACAAAACCAGTATCAAAAGCAGCAGAGAAGGATTCGACTTTCTCGGATTCAACTTCAAGCAATACAAAACTGGATTATACAGAAGCAACAAGCTATCCAATGGCAAGCCAACAGGATACACAACGCTCATCAAACCTTCTCGTAAGGCAATCAAGGAACACTATGGAAGACTAGCGGAGATCATCGACCATTGCAAGTCAGCCCCACAAGAAGTCCTTATCAAAAGACTAAACCCAATCATCAAAGGATGGGCGAACTATTACCGATTCGCCAATTCCAAAGAAACATTTGGGAAATTAGACCATCTACTATTCTGGAAACTCAGAAAATGGGCTAGAAGAAGACATCCTCAAAAACCAAGAGGATGGGTGGATAATAAGTATTTCCACACGATGGATACTAATAAGGACAGAAAATGGGAATTTTCTGACAACAATACCACCCTACACGCTCATTCGGACACCAAAATCGAAAGGCACATAAGGGTAAAAGGTCACGCAAGTATCTATGATGGAAACGAGGCATATTGGGCAAACAGGGTGAAACACCATCCAACCATACGCCCAAGAGTACTGAAACTAATGAGCAGACAAAAAGGAGTGTGTCCATACTGTCACAATCCATTCAGGATTGACGACAAATGGGAGATAGACCACATTGTCCCCACTTATAAAGGCGGCAAGGATTATTATTATAATCTCCAGCTACTCCATCTGGATTGCCATGACAAGAAAACAAGGATTGATATGAAGGAAGAAACCTGTAGGGAAAACAAAGTTCAACGGTAA
- the murB gene encoding UDP-N-acetylmuramate dehydrogenase, whose protein sequence is MQEKVLLASYTTWKVGGEALWLAEPKLSEIRELVAWAQERSIPLYFLGRGSNVLIDDGGLPGLVILTRNSLTELRREGDNIIAGSGVFLPHLSKFAAKEGFSGFEFLIGIPGTVGGAIAMNAGLTVFRPREIAETVKDFDVINLDGSIETLTMKDVQASYRYTDLLNGKRLILQARFSLTEEGNPYEIKNNTFAHLAERKRKQPLDKLTAGSTFKSPSGSHGAGWYIEQAGLKGVQVGGARVSPVHANWIENLGSATAEDIRQLIIHIQSTVESKIGIKLEPEVRFLP, encoded by the coding sequence ATGCAAGAAAAAGTTTTATTGGCTTCCTATACAACATGGAAAGTAGGAGGAGAAGCTCTATGGTTAGCCGAACCCAAGTTGAGTGAAATTCGTGAGCTGGTAGCATGGGCGCAAGAAAGATCCATTCCTCTTTATTTTCTCGGTCGTGGTTCGAATGTGTTAATTGATGATGGCGGACTGCCTGGTTTAGTCATCTTAACTCGCAATTCTCTCACTGAGTTAAGACGTGAAGGCGATAATATCATTGCAGGCAGTGGCGTATTTTTACCTCATCTTTCCAAGTTTGCAGCGAAAGAAGGTTTTTCTGGGTTCGAGTTTCTGATTGGTATTCCTGGTACAGTCGGTGGGGCGATCGCCATGAATGCGGGGTTAACGGTTTTTCGCCCTCGTGAAATAGCAGAAACAGTTAAGGATTTTGATGTAATAAATCTAGATGGCAGTATTGAAACCCTAACAATGAAAGATGTTCAAGCTAGTTATCGTTATACTGATTTGCTGAATGGTAAACGATTAATTTTGCAAGCTCGCTTTTCTTTAACAGAAGAAGGCAATCCTTATGAGATCAAGAATAATACTTTTGCACATCTTGCTGAACGTAAGCGAAAACAACCGCTAGATAAGCTTACTGCTGGCAGTACTTTTAAGTCGCCTTCAGGAAGCCATGGAGCCGGCTGGTATATTGAACAAGCTGGTTTAAAGGGTGTTCAAGTTGGTGGAGCAAGAGTTAGCCCAGTCCATGCAAACTGGATCGAAAATTTAGGTAGCGCGACAGCCGAGGATATTCGACAGCTAATCATCCATATTCAAAGCACCGTTGAAAGTAAAATTGGAATCAAGCTAGAACCTGAAGTTCGCTTCCTACCTTAA
- a CDS encoding class I SAM-dependent methyltransferase has translation MNGNNTNQEQKEMLQINEQQKKFYEQKQGSRYEEIGIVNQLWDKTRRNLYKVRENLGITELIRARHLYWLGNLEGKRVLDLGCHSGNDLSIDIAKNCGFYLGMDLSQPAITQLNEKLLLNNLPHAQAVAFDFLQSDFPYESFDIIYAYGVMHHFKYFDAFLSLLHERLNHGGKVISFDPMETSLPIWIARRLYRPFQIDSDWEYPFSQQNFKLIEKYFTIKAIQGVLGYSKWGLPLAIFPFGSDLVSKLHKYDVTSATVRGDELWRCMQVALYLEKI, from the coding sequence ATGAATGGTAATAATACAAATCAAGAACAAAAAGAAATGTTGCAAATTAATGAGCAACAAAAAAAATTTTATGAACAAAAACAAGGTAGCCGATATGAAGAAATTGGCATAGTGAACCAATTATGGGATAAAACAAGGAGAAATTTATATAAAGTTAGAGAAAATTTAGGGATCACAGAATTAATTCGTGCACGTCATTTATATTGGCTGGGTAATCTTGAAGGCAAGCGGGTACTAGATTTGGGATGCCATTCTGGAAATGACTTGAGTATTGATATTGCAAAAAACTGTGGTTTTTACTTGGGGATGGATTTAAGTCAACCAGCTATCACCCAATTGAATGAAAAATTGTTACTTAACAACTTGCCACACGCACAGGCAGTAGCTTTCGATTTTCTGCAATCTGATTTTCCTTATGAATCTTTTGATATCATTTATGCTTATGGGGTGATGCATCATTTTAAATACTTTGATGCTTTCTTATCACTGCTACACGAACGTCTCAATCATGGAGGAAAAGTTATTAGTTTTGATCCAATGGAGACATCTCTTCCGATATGGATTGCACGGAGACTATATCGTCCTTTTCAAATCGATAGTGACTGGGAATATCCTTTTTCTCAGCAAAATTTTAAACTAATCGAAAAATACTTTACTATAAAGGCAATTCAAGGTGTCTTGGGATATTCTAAATGGGGTTTGCCACTAGCAATTTTTCCTTTTGGCTCTGATTTGGTAAGCAAGTTACATAAGTATGATGTTACTTCGGCAACTGTTCGAGGTGATGAGCTGTGGCGGTGTATGCAGGTAGCATTATACTTAGAAAAAATATAA